The following proteins are encoded in a genomic region of Streptomyces lunaelactis:
- a CDS encoding DUF4352 domain-containing protein: MLVAATATACSSSGEPEKITITVTQTVTATPGKEAAAAQTDSVLKMGSKKDAVDPENNIHITVQALAYQQPYKGPQPQPQPQPPQDFQGGDTWSTADVKVCNVKGADISVSQFPWSLTYSDGTSIDVTGSSGGDMPKPEFPMDKTLKPGRCARGLIAFPVPSDKRPQNLVYEPEESEPTEWAIPKA; encoded by the coding sequence GTGCTTGTCGCAGCTACTGCCACCGCCTGCAGCAGCAGCGGCGAACCAGAGAAGATCACCATCACCGTCACGCAGACTGTCACGGCCACGCCCGGCAAGGAAGCCGCCGCCGCCCAAACCGACAGCGTCCTCAAGATGGGGTCCAAGAAGGACGCTGTCGACCCCGAGAACAACATCCACATCACCGTTCAGGCGCTCGCTTACCAACAGCCCTACAAGGGCCCCCAGCCCCAGCCCCAGCCCCAGCCCCCACAGGACTTCCAGGGCGGCGACACCTGGTCAACGGCAGACGTCAAGGTCTGCAACGTCAAGGGCGCCGACATCAGCGTCAGCCAGTTCCCCTGGTCACTGACCTACAGCGATGGCACCAGCATCGACGTCACCGGTTCCTCGGGCGGCGACATGCCGAAGCCCGAGTTCCCGATGGACAAGACCCTCAAGCCAGGGCGATGCGCGCGCGGCCTGATCGCCTTCCCAGTGCCCAGCGACAAGCGTCCTCAGAACCTAGTGTACGAGCCTGAGGAGTCCGAGCCCACCGAGTGGGCCATCCCCAAGGCATAG
- a CDS encoding S66 family peptidase, which translates to MPNPTYPPKPRPGDRIGVISPSSGLPGLLPMPYELGLLRLEKDFGLVPVEYPASRKMGATPRERADDIHAAFQDPSVRAVMASIGGDDQITVLPLLDRELIRDNPKPFFGYSDNTNLLAWLWNTGVVGYHGASVMTELGRPGAMDPHTAESVRAALFSSGTYELRPAERFRDADRDWADPATFTAEPKTRPGGGWSWYGPQHVVDGRSWGGNLEVLSWLLMSDREIQAGLSAYDGCVLFLETSEELPRATEVFRILRNMGERGLLRRFPALLMGRPKTWSFEQPNDRASAERYASEQREAVQRALAEYAPDTMAVFDVDLGHTDPQLVIPYGGSVRVDGPGRRITVTY; encoded by the coding sequence ATGCCGAATCCCACGTATCCGCCCAAGCCCCGTCCCGGTGACCGGATCGGTGTGATCTCGCCATCCAGCGGGCTGCCGGGGTTGCTGCCGATGCCGTACGAACTCGGGCTTCTGCGGCTGGAGAAGGACTTCGGGCTGGTACCGGTGGAGTATCCGGCGAGCCGGAAGATGGGGGCCACGCCGCGGGAACGGGCCGACGACATACACGCAGCCTTCCAGGACCCCTCCGTCCGGGCGGTGATGGCGTCCATCGGCGGAGACGATCAGATCACCGTGCTGCCGCTGCTGGACCGGGAGTTGATCCGCGACAACCCCAAGCCCTTCTTCGGCTACAGCGACAACACCAATCTGCTGGCCTGGCTGTGGAACACCGGGGTCGTCGGCTATCACGGCGCGAGCGTGATGACGGAGCTCGGGCGGCCCGGGGCGATGGATCCGCATACGGCGGAGTCCGTGCGGGCCGCGCTGTTCTCCTCCGGGACCTATGAGCTGCGGCCCGCCGAACGGTTCCGTGATGCCGACCGCGACTGGGCCGACCCGGCGACTTTCACGGCGGAGCCGAAGACCCGGCCGGGTGGCGGCTGGAGTTGGTACGGGCCGCAGCACGTGGTGGACGGGAGGAGTTGGGGCGGCAATCTGGAGGTGCTCTCCTGGCTGCTGATGTCGGACCGAGAGATCCAGGCCGGCCTCTCCGCGTACGACGGCTGTGTGCTGTTCCTGGAGACCTCAGAGGAACTGCCGCGTGCCACCGAGGTGTTCCGGATACTGCGGAACATGGGCGAGCGCGGGCTGCTGCGGCGCTTCCCCGCGCTGCTGATGGGCCGCCCCAAGACCTGGTCCTTCGAGCAGCCCAACGACCGGGCCTCCGCGGAGCGTTACGCCAGTGAGCAGCGCGAGGCGGTGCAGCGCGCGCTGGCCGAGTACGCCCCGGACACCATGGCGGTCTTCGACGTCGACCTCGGGCACACCGACCCTCAGCTGGTGATCCCCTACGGCGGTTCGGTCCGCGTCGACGGTCCTGGCCGCCGGATCACCGTGACGTACTGA
- a CDS encoding MHYT domain-containing protein — protein MQGTVDGFSYGLVTPVAAYFMACLGGALGLRCTTRSLRNRRSFKSGWLALGATAIGSGIWTMHFVAMMGFSVAEAPIGYDRPTTFASLAVAIIMVGIGIFIVGYRGATPMALITGGTITGLGIASMHYLGMAGIRLQGRLEYDTATVALSVVIAVVAATAALWAAVSVHGFMASLGASLVMGVAVSGMHYTGMAAASVHLHGAAAAAVGDGDSPASLLAPLLIGPAVFLLLAGVVVMFDPLLVMGEPDWREPAAGRRARPGVPSQRPKPSYGASASWAADRSPRREVPPRESPRSSDW, from the coding sequence ATGCAGGGCACAGTGGACGGATTCAGCTACGGCCTCGTCACACCCGTGGCCGCGTACTTCATGGCGTGCCTCGGCGGCGCCCTCGGTCTGCGCTGCACCACCAGGTCTCTCCGCAACCGGCGTTCCTTCAAGTCCGGCTGGCTCGCACTCGGCGCGACCGCGATCGGTTCGGGCATCTGGACCATGCACTTCGTCGCGATGATGGGCTTCAGCGTCGCCGAGGCGCCGATCGGCTACGACCGGCCGACCACCTTCGCCAGCCTCGCCGTCGCGATCATCATGGTCGGCATCGGGATCTTCATCGTCGGCTACCGGGGCGCGACCCCGATGGCCCTGATCACCGGAGGCACGATCACCGGCCTGGGGATCGCCTCCATGCACTACCTCGGCATGGCCGGGATACGGCTGCAGGGGCGCCTCGAGTACGACACGGCGACCGTCGCCCTCTCCGTGGTGATCGCCGTCGTGGCCGCCACCGCGGCCCTCTGGGCGGCCGTGTCGGTCCACGGCTTCATGGCGAGCCTGGGCGCCAGCCTGGTGATGGGCGTCGCCGTGAGCGGTATGCACTACACGGGGATGGCGGCGGCCAGCGTCCATCTGCACGGAGCGGCGGCGGCTGCCGTCGGCGACGGCGATTCGCCCGCCTCGCTGCTGGCCCCCCTGCTGATCGGCCCGGCGGTGTTCCTGCTGCTCGCCGGAGTCGTGGTGATGTTCGACCCGCTGCTGGTGATGGGGGAGCCGGACTGGCGGGAGCCCGCGGCGGGCAGGCGCGCCCGCCCCGGCGTGCCCTCCCAGCGGCCGAAGCCGTCGTACGGAGCGTCCGCCTCCTGGGCGGCCGACCGGTCCCCCCGCCGCGAGGTCCCACCCCGGGAATCCCCGCGCTCCAGCGACTGGTGA
- the uvrB gene encoding excinuclease ABC subunit UvrB, producing the protein MRPVSNIERTVAPFEVVSPYQPSGDQPTAIADLERRVRAGEKDVVLLGATGTGKSATTAWMIEKLQRPTLVMAPNKTLAAQLANEFRELLPNNAVEYFVSYYDYYQPEAYVPQSDTYIEKDSSINEEVERLRHSATNSLLTRRDVIVVASVSCIYGLGTPQEYVDRMVPLKVGEEIDRDQLLRRFVDIQYTRNDVAFARGTFRVRGDTIEIFPVYEELAVRIEMFGDEIEALSTLHPLTGEIISEDESLYVFPASHYVAGPERMEKAINGIEKELEERLAELDKQGKLLESQRLRMRTTYDLEMMRQIGSCSGIENYSMHFDDRSTGTAPNTLIDYFPEDFLLVIDESHVTVPQIGAMYEGDASRKRTLVDHGFRLPSALDNRPLKWEEFQQRIGQTVYLSATPGKYELSRGDGFVEQIIRPTGLVDPEVVVKPTEGQIDDLVHEIRQRTEKDERVLVTTLTKKMSEDLTDYFLELGIQVRYLHSDVDTLRRIELLRELRAGEYDVLVGINLLREGLDLPEVSLVAILDADKQGFLRSGTSLIQTIGRAARNVSGQVHMYADSITPAMAQAIDETNRRREKQVAYNTERGLDPQPLRKKINDIVATIAREEVDTEELLGTGYRQAAADKSGKGAKAPVPVLGGRGGKKGEVLTDRPAAELAGIIEEMTDRMRAAAADLQFEVAARLRDEVSELKKELRQMKEAGLA; encoded by the coding sequence ATGCGGCCCGTTTCCAACATCGAACGTACGGTGGCGCCCTTCGAGGTCGTCAGTCCCTACCAGCCCAGCGGCGACCAGCCGACGGCCATCGCCGACCTGGAGCGGCGTGTCCGCGCAGGTGAGAAGGATGTCGTCCTGCTCGGTGCGACCGGTACCGGAAAGTCGGCGACGACCGCCTGGATGATCGAGAAGCTTCAGCGCCCCACCCTGGTGATGGCGCCGAACAAGACCCTGGCCGCCCAGCTGGCGAACGAGTTCCGCGAGCTCCTGCCGAACAACGCGGTGGAGTACTTCGTCTCGTACTACGACTACTACCAGCCCGAGGCGTACGTCCCGCAGTCGGACACCTACATCGAGAAGGACTCCTCGATCAACGAGGAGGTCGAGCGGCTGCGCCACTCCGCGACGAACTCCCTGCTCACCCGGCGCGATGTGATCGTGGTCGCCTCCGTCTCGTGCATCTACGGCCTCGGCACCCCGCAGGAGTACGTCGACCGGATGGTGCCGCTCAAGGTCGGCGAGGAGATCGACCGCGACCAGCTGCTGCGCCGCTTCGTCGACATCCAGTACACGCGCAACGACGTGGCGTTCGCGCGCGGCACCTTCCGGGTCCGCGGCGACACCATCGAGATCTTCCCGGTCTACGAGGAGCTCGCCGTCCGCATCGAGATGTTCGGCGACGAGATCGAGGCGCTCTCCACCCTCCACCCGCTCACCGGCGAGATCATCAGCGAGGACGAGTCGCTCTACGTCTTCCCGGCCAGCCACTATGTGGCGGGCCCGGAGCGTATGGAGAAGGCGATCAACGGCATCGAGAAGGAGCTCGAGGAGCGCCTGGCCGAGCTGGACAAACAGGGCAAGCTCCTGGAGTCCCAGCGGCTGCGCATGCGCACCACATATGACCTCGAGATGATGCGCCAGATCGGCTCCTGCTCCGGCATCGAGAACTACTCGATGCACTTCGACGACCGCTCGACCGGCACCGCCCCCAACACCCTCATCGACTACTTCCCCGAGGACTTCCTCCTCGTCATCGACGAGTCGCATGTCACGGTCCCGCAGATCGGCGCGATGTACGAGGGCGACGCCTCCCGCAAGCGGACCCTCGTCGACCACGGCTTCCGGCTGCCGTCCGCGCTCGACAACCGGCCGCTGAAGTGGGAGGAGTTCCAGCAGCGGATCGGCCAGACCGTCTATCTCTCCGCCACCCCCGGAAAGTACGAACTCTCCCGCGGCGACGGCTTCGTGGAGCAGATCATCCGTCCCACCGGCCTCGTCGACCCGGAGGTCGTGGTCAAGCCCACCGAGGGCCAGATCGACGACCTGGTGCACGAGATCCGGCAGCGCACCGAGAAGGACGAGCGGGTCCTGGTCACCACGCTCACCAAGAAGATGTCCGAGGACCTCACCGACTACTTCCTCGAACTGGGCATCCAGGTCCGGTACTTGCACAGCGACGTCGACACCCTGCGCCGTATCGAGCTGCTGCGCGAACTGCGCGCCGGTGAGTACGACGTCCTGGTCGGCATCAACCTGCTGCGTGAGGGCCTCGACCTCCCCGAGGTGTCACTGGTGGCCATCCTCGACGCCGACAAGCAGGGCTTCCTGCGCTCCGGCACCTCGCTGATCCAGACCATCGGCCGCGCGGCGCGCAATGTCTCCGGCCAGGTCCATATGTACGCGGACTCCATCACCCCGGCGATGGCACAGGCCATCGACGAGACCAACCGCCGCCGGGAGAAGCAGGTCGCGTACAACACCGAGCGCGGCCTCGACCCGCAGCCGCTCCGTAAGAAGATCAACGACATCGTCGCGACCATCGCGCGCGAAGAGGTCGACACCGAGGAGCTGCTCGGCACCGGCTACCGCCAGGCGGCGGCGGACAAGTCCGGCAAGGGCGCCAAGGCGCCGGTCCCGGTGCTCGGCGGCCGGGGCGGCAAGAAGGGCGAGGTGCTCACCGACCGTCCCGCGGCCGAACTGGCGGGGATCATCGAGGAGATGACCGACCGGATGCGGGCGGCGGCCGCCGACCTGCAGTTCGAGGTGGCCGCCCGGCTGCGTGACGAGGTGAGCGAGTTGAAGAAGGAACTGCGGCAGATGAAGGAGGCGGGCCTCGCCTGA
- a CDS encoding NUDIX hydrolase — MQMNDLPLVSMAVVVEGGRVLLIRRSVREGDLSWAFPGGVVEAGESAAEAAVRETLEETGLTVRAVRALGERLHPDTGRLMAYTACHVMGGAARAASPREVSAVSWVGHGELARYVPRGLYPPVQAYLDDVLLPH; from the coding sequence ATGCAGATGAATGACCTGCCGCTGGTATCCATGGCGGTCGTCGTCGAGGGCGGGCGTGTCCTGCTGATCCGGCGCAGCGTGCGTGAAGGTGACCTGTCCTGGGCGTTCCCTGGGGGAGTCGTCGAGGCCGGAGAGTCCGCAGCGGAAGCGGCAGTTCGGGAGACGCTCGAGGAGACCGGGCTCACGGTCCGCGCCGTCCGGGCGCTTGGTGAGCGCCTCCATCCCGACACGGGCCGGCTGATGGCGTACACGGCGTGCCATGTAATGGGGGGTGCCGCGCGCGCAGCCTCTCCCCGGGAAGTCTCCGCGGTCTCCTGGGTGGGGCACGGCGAGCTTGCCCGCTACGTGCCGCGCGGACTGTACCCGCCCGTTCAGGCGTACCTCGACGACGTTCTGCTGCCGCACTAA
- a CDS encoding transcriptional regulator has protein sequence MATPNSALRAVRMGLLMSQDDFARAVRDAGTRAGQPNDANKRLVQRWESGTTTAPRPVYARALEYVTGLPIESLGFSGVVPMARVAEDGQGGHDVEASVNGIAPAHAAPQPEPHGSHRNYSGVWLSRYEYFSSGRDSSYTGQHYVVLLQHGNRLSARSLPGSSDSPLTMDLEIDGHVATGTWTEQTETEGYYRGARYHGAIQLLVEPTGRRMTGKWVGFGKEFDVNTGPWELVFQDGSTNKATLAAYNKRPDA, from the coding sequence ATGGCCACACCGAACAGCGCACTGCGAGCAGTCCGCATGGGCCTGCTCATGTCCCAAGACGACTTCGCCCGCGCCGTGCGAGATGCCGGAACCCGCGCGGGCCAGCCCAACGACGCCAACAAGCGGCTCGTGCAGCGCTGGGAGTCCGGCACGACGACCGCGCCCCGCCCCGTGTATGCCCGCGCCCTGGAGTACGTCACCGGTCTGCCCATCGAGTCCCTCGGCTTCAGCGGCGTCGTGCCCATGGCGCGCGTTGCCGAGGACGGGCAGGGCGGGCACGACGTCGAAGCGTCCGTGAACGGCATCGCCCCCGCGCATGCCGCGCCGCAGCCCGAACCCCATGGCAGCCACCGCAACTACTCGGGCGTATGGCTGTCCCGCTACGAGTACTTCTCCAGCGGCCGCGACTCGTCCTACACCGGGCAGCACTACGTGGTGCTGCTCCAGCACGGCAACCGGCTGTCCGCGCGGAGCCTGCCCGGCTCCAGTGACTCGCCGCTGACGATGGATCTGGAGATAGACGGCCACGTCGCCACGGGCACCTGGACCGAGCAGACGGAGACTGAGGGCTACTACCGGGGCGCCCGCTATCACGGGGCGATTCAGCTGCTCGTCGAACCGACCGGTCGGCGCATGACGGGCAAGTGGGTGGGGTTCGGTAAGGAGTTCGATGTGAACACCGGGCCGTGGGAGCTGGTCTTTCAGGACGGCTCGACGAACAAGGCGACTCTCGCGGCGTACAACAAGCGGCCCGACGCCTGA
- a CDS encoding pseudouridine-5'-phosphate glycosidase — translation MLLTEVTEEVQEALDANRPVVALESTIIAHGLPRPRNLAVAEELEELVRSGGAVPATVAVLDGQPHIGLGKEQLERIARDDGVRKFGHRDLAPALAAGASGATTVSATAFLAARAGIRVFATGGLGGVHREWTETQDESADLRLLAQTRIAVVCAGVKSILDVPATLQRLETLGVTIVGYGTDRFPGFYLTSSGEGVDWTVRTPEEVAEVIRAKEALGGPESALIVANPVTEADQLDPALHDRVLGEALDECRERGIRGQSVTPFLLDYLMRQTEGASLEANLAAVRGNVRLAARIAVAL, via the coding sequence ATGCTGCTGACCGAAGTGACCGAGGAAGTACAGGAAGCGCTCGACGCGAACCGGCCCGTCGTCGCCCTGGAGTCGACGATCATCGCGCACGGGCTGCCGCGTCCGCGCAATCTGGCTGTCGCCGAGGAGCTGGAGGAGCTCGTACGGTCCGGGGGCGCCGTCCCCGCCACCGTCGCCGTACTGGACGGACAGCCTCATATCGGACTGGGCAAGGAGCAGTTGGAGCGGATCGCGCGGGACGACGGCGTACGGAAATTCGGCCACCGGGATCTCGCGCCCGCGCTGGCGGCGGGGGCGAGCGGGGCGACGACGGTGTCGGCGACGGCGTTCCTGGCGGCGCGGGCCGGGATCCGGGTCTTCGCGACCGGCGGGCTCGGCGGGGTGCACCGCGAGTGGACCGAGACGCAGGACGAGTCGGCGGATCTGCGGCTGCTGGCGCAGACACGGATCGCGGTGGTGTGCGCGGGCGTGAAGTCGATACTGGACGTCCCGGCGACGCTGCAGCGACTGGAGACGCTGGGCGTCACCATCGTCGGTTACGGCACCGACCGCTTCCCCGGCTTCTATCTGACCTCATCGGGTGAGGGGGTCGACTGGACGGTCCGTACGCCGGAGGAGGTGGCGGAGGTGATCCGGGCCAAGGAGGCCCTCGGCGGTCCGGAGTCGGCGCTGATCGTCGCCAATCCGGTCACGGAGGCCGATCAACTGGATCCGGCGCTGCACGACCGGGTGCTCGGCGAGGCGCTGGACGAGTGCCGGGAGCGGGGCATCCGCGGCCAGTCGGTGACCCCCTTCCTCCTCGACTATCTGATGCGGCAGACCGAGGGGGCTTCGCTGGAGGCCAACCTGGCAGCGGTGCGCGGCAATGTGCGGCTGGCGGCGCGGATCGCGGTGGCGCTGTGA
- a CDS encoding ArsR/SmtB family transcription factor — MTKERRAEAAVRRTVDSPEVLKALSHPLRLRILRHLGAAGPATSTTLAAALGENTGTLSYHLRMLERSGLVEDIPERSTGRERWWRGVRGLDIRRPPQGELTEAERAMSAELDRMRMEEDVELARQFTAGQAESEGWMRGSRGLIHLTKGELDAFHDDYLALLARYARGPEDAPDDARPILLRWFGLPAD, encoded by the coding sequence ATGACGAAAGAGCGGAGAGCGGAAGCCGCAGTGCGGCGCACGGTCGACAGCCCCGAGGTGCTCAAGGCCCTCTCACACCCCCTGCGCCTGCGCATCCTGCGCCACCTCGGCGCGGCGGGCCCGGCCACCTCAACCACACTGGCCGCCGCCCTCGGCGAAAACACCGGGACGCTCAGCTACCACCTGCGCATGCTGGAGCGCAGTGGCCTCGTCGAGGACATCCCCGAGCGCTCGACCGGGCGTGAGCGCTGGTGGCGCGGGGTGCGCGGCCTCGACATCCGCAGACCGCCGCAGGGTGAGCTGACGGAGGCCGAGCGTGCCATGTCGGCCGAGCTGGACCGGATGAGGATGGAGGAGGACGTCGAGCTAGCCCGGCAGTTCACCGCCGGACAGGCGGAGTCCGAAGGCTGGATGCGGGGTTCACGCGGCCTCATCCACCTCACGAAGGGTGAGCTGGACGCGTTCCATGACGACTATCTGGCCCTGCTCGCGCGCTATGCCCGCGGCCCCGAGGACGCCCCCGACGACGCACGACCCATACTCCTCCGCTGGTTCGGCCTGCCCGCTGACTGA
- a CDS encoding MFS transporter, whose translation MTSIDKAAALAPVSAEALPALRRRITAVLVASQILGGLGVATGIALATVLAQQVSGTEALAGLAPTATVAGTALLSMPLAALMTARGRRPGLVLAYVIGALGAGVVVLGAVVGNFPLLLLGMAAFGAGSSANLQARFAAADLAEPERRGRAISNVVWATTIGAVLGPNIAAPSGRSVSGLGIPAAAGPFVWAAGVFLVAAVMVFVLLRPDPLLTARALSPADRSPEGRSLRAGLRAVRESPMARLALVTVAVSHTAMVSIMSMTPVALGHHGASIELIGLVISGHIAGMYAFSPLMGWLADRIGRLAVIGLAAGLLALAALLAGTAGASHGQTAAGLFVLGLGWSAGLVSGSTLLTDSVPQPARAAVQGLSDLTMNTAAGLGGAAAGLIVAQASYGWLNLIGASLLLPMAALTVRRALRPLPGS comes from the coding sequence ATGACGTCGATCGACAAGGCCGCGGCTCTCGCGCCCGTGTCGGCGGAGGCGCTGCCCGCGCTGCGGCGGCGTATCACCGCCGTGCTCGTCGCCAGTCAGATCCTCGGCGGGCTCGGTGTCGCGACCGGGATCGCGCTGGCCACAGTGCTGGCGCAGCAGGTGAGCGGGACCGAGGCGCTGGCGGGGCTTGCTCCGACCGCCACCGTGGCCGGGACCGCGCTGCTCTCCATGCCGCTGGCCGCGCTGATGACGGCCCGCGGGCGGCGGCCCGGGCTCGTACTCGCCTATGTGATCGGGGCGTTGGGCGCGGGAGTGGTCGTACTCGGCGCGGTCGTCGGGAACTTTCCGCTGCTGCTCCTGGGCATGGCCGCGTTCGGTGCGGGGTCGTCGGCGAATCTGCAGGCGCGCTTCGCGGCCGCCGATCTGGCCGAGCCCGAGCGGCGCGGCCGGGCCATCTCCAATGTCGTCTGGGCGACCACGATCGGCGCGGTGCTGGGCCCCAATATCGCGGCGCCCTCGGGCCGCAGCGTCTCCGGGCTCGGCATACCGGCGGCCGCGGGCCCGTTCGTCTGGGCGGCCGGGGTGTTCCTCGTGGCCGCCGTCATGGTCTTCGTGCTGCTGCGCCCCGACCCGCTGCTGACCGCCCGTGCGCTGTCCCCGGCCGACCGCTCGCCCGAAGGGCGCTCGCTGCGGGCGGGGCTGCGGGCCGTACGCGAGTCTCCGATGGCCCGCCTCGCGCTGGTCACCGTCGCCGTCTCGCACACGGCGATGGTGTCGATCATGTCGATGACCCCGGTCGCGCTCGGCCACCACGGCGCGAGCATCGAGCTGATCGGCCTGGTGATCAGTGGCCATATCGCGGGCATGTACGCGTTCTCGCCGCTGATGGGGTGGCTGGCGGACCGTATCGGCAGGCTCGCGGTGATCGGGCTGGCGGCCGGGCTGCTGGCGCTGGCCGCGCTGCTCGCCGGTACGGCGGGGGCGAGCCACGGGCAGACCGCGGCGGGGCTCTTCGTGCTCGGCCTCGGCTGGTCGGCGGGCCTGGTGTCCGGTTCGACGCTGCTCACCGACTCCGTGCCGCAGCCCGCCCGCGCGGCCGTGCAGGGCCTGTCGGACCTGACCATGAACACGGCGGCGGGCCTCGGCGGCGCGGCCGCCGGCCTGATCGTCGCGCAGGCGAGCTACGGCTGGCTGAACCTGATCGGCGCGAGTCTGCTGCTGCCGATGGCGGCCCTGACGGTCCGGAGGGCGCTCCGCCCTCTTCCCGGAAGCTGA
- a CDS encoding TerC family protein encodes MDVSWTLWALTILGLSALIAVDFFIGRKPHDVSIKEAGIWTVVWIVLAALFGLGLLVFGNTQASGEFFAGFITEKSLSVDNLFVFVLIMAKFSVPSHLQQRVLLFGVLIALVLRAIFIAAGAAVIANFSWIFYIFGAFLIYTAWKLIQEARSDDEEEEFEENRLLKSIENRFGVADKYHGTKLFIQSNGKRVLTPLMVVMLAIGTTDVLFALDSIPAIFGLTQDPYIVFTANAFALMGLRQLYFLIGGLLRKLVHLSYGLSVILGFIGVKLVLHALHEGGVHVPEISIPFSLAVICGVLIITTITSLIASKKQAEREAAEAAEKESVEA; translated from the coding sequence GTGGACGTTTCATGGACCCTTTGGGCGCTCACCATTCTTGGTCTGAGTGCCCTGATCGCAGTCGACTTCTTCATCGGGCGGAAGCCCCATGACGTGTCGATCAAGGAAGCCGGAATCTGGACCGTCGTCTGGATCGTCCTGGCCGCGCTCTTCGGCCTCGGCCTCCTGGTATTCGGCAACACCCAGGCGTCGGGCGAGTTCTTCGCGGGCTTCATCACCGAGAAGTCCCTCAGCGTCGACAATCTCTTCGTCTTCGTCCTGATCATGGCGAAGTTCTCGGTGCCGTCCCACCTCCAGCAGCGGGTGCTGCTGTTCGGTGTGCTGATCGCCCTCGTTCTGCGCGCGATATTCATCGCCGCCGGCGCCGCGGTCATCGCCAACTTCTCGTGGATCTTCTACATCTTCGGTGCGTTCCTGATCTACACCGCCTGGAAGCTCATCCAGGAGGCGCGCTCCGACGACGAGGAAGAGGAGTTCGAGGAGAACCGACTCCTCAAGTCCATCGAGAACCGCTTCGGCGTCGCCGACAAGTACCACGGCACCAAGCTCTTCATCCAGAGCAACGGCAAGCGCGTGCTGACCCCGTTGATGGTGGTCATGCTCGCCATCGGCACCACCGATGTGCTCTTCGCGCTGGACTCCATCCCGGCGATCTTCGGCCTGACCCAGGACCCGTACATCGTCTTCACGGCCAACGCCTTTGCCCTGATGGGTCTGCGCCAGCTGTACTTCCTCATCGGCGGGCTGCTCAGGAAGCTGGTCCACCTCAGCTACGGCCTGTCGGTCATCCTCGGCTTCATCGGCGTCAAGCTGGTGCTGCACGCCCTGCACGAGGGCGGGGTGCACGTGCCCGAGATCTCCATTCCGTTCTCGCTGGCGGTCATCTGCGGCGTACTGATCATCACCACGATCACCAGCCTGATCGCCTCCAAGAAGCAGGCCGAGCGGGAGGCGGCCGAGGCGGCCGAGAAGGAGAGCGTCGAGGCCTGA
- a CDS encoding TerD family protein — protein MTVNMTKGQAINLQKSDGGTLTAVRMGLGWQAAPRRGLFGSRTREVDLDASAVLFADKQPVDVVFFRHLVSDDGSVKHTGDNLVGGAGSGGDDEAILVDLQRVPVHIDQIVFTVNSFTGQTFQEVQNAFCRIVDETNGQELARYTLDGGGQYTAQIMAKVHRAGAGWQMTALGNPANGRTFQDLMPSILPHL, from the coding sequence GTGACGGTCAACATGACCAAGGGTCAGGCCATCAACCTGCAGAAGAGCGACGGGGGCACTCTCACCGCGGTGAGGATGGGGCTCGGCTGGCAGGCGGCGCCGCGCCGCGGTCTGTTCGGCTCGCGCACCCGTGAAGTCGACCTGGACGCCTCGGCGGTGCTGTTCGCCGACAAGCAGCCGGTCGACGTGGTCTTTTTCCGCCACCTCGTCAGCGACGACGGCTCGGTCAAGCACACCGGCGACAACCTGGTCGGCGGCGCCGGCTCGGGCGGCGACGACGAGGCGATCCTGGTCGACCTGCAGCGTGTGCCGGTCCACATCGACCAGATCGTCTTCACGGTGAACTCCTTCACCGGCCAGACCTTCCAAGAAGTGCAGAACGCCTTCTGCCGCATCGTCGACGAGACCAACGGCCAGGAGCTCGCCCGCTACACGCTCGACGGCGGCGGCCAGTACACCGCGCAGATCATGGCGAAGGTGCACCGCGCGGGCGCCGGCTGGCAGATGACCGCCCTGGGCAACCCCGCCAACGGCCGTACCTTCCAGGACCTGATGCCGTCGATCCTGCCGCACCTGTAG
- a CDS encoding methylated-DNA--[protein]-cysteine S-methyltransferase — translation MKSFEWTVVGTDIGPLLLAATDEGLVSVAFHADAAVRDKVLGRLTGRLGAEPVEDATGLLAEPIRQLEAYFAGGLREFDLPLDWTLSSGFNRQVLRELADGVPYGTVVGYGDLAARVGQPGAAQAVGAAMGSNPLPVVVACHRVVETNGGLGGFGGGLETKRKLLALEGVLPEPLF, via the coding sequence ATGAAGAGCTTCGAGTGGACCGTCGTGGGCACGGACATCGGCCCGCTGCTGCTCGCCGCGACCGACGAGGGTCTGGTGAGCGTGGCTTTCCATGCCGACGCGGCGGTACGGGACAAGGTGCTCGGCCGGCTGACGGGCCGGCTCGGCGCCGAGCCGGTCGAGGACGCGACGGGACTGCTGGCCGAGCCGATACGGCAGCTGGAGGCGTATTTCGCGGGCGGGCTGCGGGAGTTCGACCTCCCGCTGGACTGGACGCTGTCCTCCGGGTTCAACCGGCAGGTGCTGCGGGAGCTCGCGGACGGGGTGCCGTACGGGACGGTCGTAGGGTACGGCGATCTGGCGGCGCGCGTGGGTCAGCCGGGCGCGGCACAGGCCGTGGGCGCGGCGATGGGATCGAATCCGCTGCCGGTGGTGGTGGCGTGCCACCGGGTGGTGGAGACGAACGGCGGGCTCGGCGGGTTCGGTGGCGGTCTTGAGACGAAGCGAAAGCTGCTGGCACTTGAGGGGGTGCTGCCCGAGCCGCTGTTCTGA